The genomic region GCCCGTCTTGGGAGCCGGCCATCAGTGAAGGGCCTGGAACCAGCAGTTTTTGGTAATGGTCCACAGTGCAGGGATGCCATTGAAATATATGGCGAGGAAGGCACAGGTGACTTAAATCTCCTTGCGTGATTGGTTTATTTTGGTTAGATCTTAACTGAAATTGTAATTttgtgattaatttaaaaaaaatgtaagtacTGGTACTGTGCATGTGAATTGATATTGATAATTGATGTGAAAAAAATTCTTTGCATTTTAATGGTATAAATGTAAAACTTGTTTGAACTCTATTGGAATGCATGAAGAtaatgtttaactaaatttCCATGTTCTCTTCCAATGAAAGATATATACTGAGtaagaaaatgataaattataatgaacaaagaaaataatgactacatgtacatcaattgttgtttttatttttaaggaaaAACTGAGTTTATGGTTCACCTTATTGTACGCTGTATCCTGCCCGAGACCTGGAACAACATTACCCTAGGTGGACATGGAGgtggtgttgtttttattgacaCAGATCACAAGTTCTCCATTCTGAGACTGGCTGGCCTCATGGAGAGACATGTGACCAAGGCTGCAGCCAATAATCAGGGAAATAGCACAGATGATGTTCCAGTAGATTCGGAAGCCATAGAAAACCTTATCACTCAGTGCCTTGAGAAACTATATGTTGTCAAGTGTACAAGTAGTACACAATTAGTGTTTACAATTCACAACTTGGAAAGCTTAATTTGTAGTGATCCTGATATTTCAGTGATAATGATTGACTCTATCTCAGCATTTTATTGGATAGATCGAGCTCTAGGTGGTGAGAGTGTTGCAATTCAGGAGGCCAATATGCGATTGGCTACAGAGGCCTTGTTAAGGCTTGTCAATACCTACAGCCTTGTTCTGTTTGCTTCAAAGTCAGCTGTGTTCAAAAAGAAAGGGTCAGATTTGGCTGAGGATAATGAACAGAATGGTGAAAAGAGCAAAAGGGTTAAGTCCCTGCTGAATGAAGACTTTGATCTTTTCCATGCAGAATTCATGTGTAAAGCTTGGCAGAGATTTGTGAGTCACAGACTTGTGCTGGCTAAGAATGGTGAGACCGGGAACCAGGAAGCCAGCTTTGTTGTTGGAGGGGATTGTGTGAAGGGCAATAGGCAGTTCATTGTAAGTCAGTCTGGTCTACAGGTTCTATGACATGTTTTGTTGTCTTTGTGAAGATTACAATTAATTGTACAGTGAAATACAACCTGATTAAAACTGCATACTGGATATCATCTTCTAGTGACCTCTCTTGTCAGCCCAATCATCGACCTTATAACTGCAATGTATATTTTTCACTGGGATTCCAAAATTGTTTCAGAGGGTGAATATTACAGTgtcactcttattcaaaattaatactttatcatgtataacaagcataaattttgactgaaaaaccttcacttactaaataatgcatttatggaaaatatcaataactgataacaagtttataactgtgtatttaatagctggaagtgcaaaagtattaaatgattggtgaataataaacaatttactgtggtctactattgtctcataaggtagaaataccgtgtttaatgctcatttctttcaaattaaactcagtttccttcataagaaccattgtttttgacatattttcatcctttttttaatattttaatattaaaacaatattattcattgtggtaaatcttgtttgggagtaatagtgcatctttaagggtGGACAACTTTAAATGCAACAAATGAATCTCTGGGTTATGGGTTGGAATTGTGCTTTCCCtctcatttttaaataaattgtttttaacaacacttttatcagtcaatttgtgtattattaataaaaagtgGAATGTTGGGTCTACTTATgttcttgtttcatttcaaatgaacaCAGACTAGGAGTTGTACATTATAAACTTCGTATCATCTGAGCTATAAGAGGCAATTTACACCATACACAATATAGAACACTCGATTTAATGTCACATTGTATTATCAATATTGttaaatacttgtttaaagTCATAATTTTGCCAAATGATAAATTGTAAGTATCATCTATCAGGTAATGCATGATGATgttgtgaaatataaaaaaaaaactgggctgtacataaaaaaaactatatatcaAGTAATTTGGGATGTTAACACACAAGATGTAGGTTTTTCAAGTTTTAGGTTATGTATGAAACAAAGAATTAGAGATGTCTAAGTCTTTCTTCAAAACATGAAAAGCAGCTTATTGGACAAAACTAAAGCATTATTTTATAGAACCttattcaattttgaatttCAGCCTCACTATGTTTGTTCATGTTTAGAACTTTAAAATTGCTTAGTCAGTAGAGATTATCATCTGATCATATGGGCTTTATAAAGACATTGGTAGGTGGAATTATACAGTTTTTGAACAAAGAATTTGCACACCTTGTAATGTATTGATAGATGAATTTCTTTTCTTTACTGAATGCAACATAATATACAGATATAAGAACTAAACAAATTCCAGAATTCTATCATACTTGTCCAAATATGTTTAGAACAAAAGTATTATTGAAGACAGAAAATATACTGTTTAAGAATTACTATAATGCCCCACATGTCAGTCGGTCCGtaggtagaccaaagcttgtccgagtaataactcaacaattcctggacgtgtTGTCATCAAACGTGACATgaaggttaggcctgaccagtagatgacccctattgattaaaggggtcatcaggtcaaaggtcaaggtgacctttaatggtaaaaggattttaaaacttgtccgagtgataactgaacaatgcctagacctatggtcatcaaacttgacatgaaggctgggcctgaccagtagatgacccctattgattttatgtgtcatcgggtcaaaggtcaccgtgaccttgaatggtagaaggttgtccgagtgataactcgacaatgcctgcacccatggccctcaaacttgacttggaggttgggcctgaccagtatataacccctattgatttaaggggtcaaaggtcaaggtcacagtgaccttgagtgATAATAGGTTGTCccagtgataactcgacaatgcctgcacccatggccctcaaacttgacttggaggttgggccttaccagtagatgaccccttttgattttgggggtcatctggcaaTGGGTTAATGACAAAGTAACctttaaaaaagttaacaaagctttTCCCAGTTATAACGCATCAATGCATGGACTTGtgattatcaaacttgacatggaggctgggcctgactagtagatgacccctattgattgtaggagtcatcaggccaaaggaccttgaatgcgaaaatctTGTTTGACTGATAACTGagcaatgcctgcacccatgagcCTCAAAATTAACctggggttgggcctgacctgttgATGACCCCttttttaggggtcaaaggtcaaggtcacagtgaccttgaacacaaaaacctTGTCTGTGTGAtcacttgacaatgcctgcacccatggccctcaaatttgacaTTCAGGTTTTGGGCgaccagttgatgactcctatggatttttaggtcataaggtcaaaagtcatggtcataactcatattcatcattaaaatgttgtcatatttacttattccctgctgctaagaggatacatttttatctgcaacAATCAGTCATCATCTTAACAGGATTAAACTGTACCTATTATGACTCatactttgaatggtcataatcttaaaccggactcaaaggcatccaataccaatgacaaatcagctgtcatttcggtccatgcatatttcattcaactgtccaaataatcctgacaacatggcgctcaggggagCGCTTGATGTTTAAACTGCCTTTCAAGTGTTATATGATTTCAGGGCTTtcattaaaggaagtttggaagtatattactccttagaaatgggttaaaacttccattATATTCAaaccttgtgtcaatattacttttatggtcacaatttcaatcagtctttaggtaaaatgatttattataagtctttgaatttggcaagttaaagttacaaattacttgatttttaacatactaattgaaaaatagtggaaaaagatattgttttcGGGAGATTTGTTTTAACTCATGATCATTCAAATCATATAACTTATATGATTTGAATGATCATGAGTTAAAACAACCTATTTCATTGATGTGGATGTAATCTAATGTTTTGAAGTAAATTTGTGTTccgttttgttttatgaatgttATTAGTTGttagttttatgaataaatttcaatatgCCGTTTGTATATGTAATCTACGCCATAAATTATCTATGCTAAAATGAATGAACACAATCCCAGTAAATTCGTTCAAAGGTGTTTCAGGTTAGTAATGGATTGATTGAACTCGCCAACCATTTGCGTTATTTTACTTATTGGTTTTAATGGAATACAATTTTATTAGTGAACTAAATATTAAAGCTGTCAACATCATACCCAagtaaactaaaaaaacaacctcAATGAAATAATACCTATTATCTTTACAGGGCATTTCACCATTCTTGGTA from Mya arenaria isolate MELC-2E11 chromosome 3, ASM2691426v1 harbors:
- the LOC128228407 gene encoding DNA repair protein XRCC2-like is translated as MAKKETGIQLLARLGSRPSVKGLEPAVFGNGPQCRDAIEIYGEEGTGKTEFMVHLIVRCILPETWNNITLGGHGGGVVFIDTDHKFSILRLAGLMERHVTKAAANNQGNSTDDVPVDSEAIENLITQCLEKLYVVKCTSSTQLVFTIHNLESLICSDPDISVIMIDSISAFYWIDRALGGESVAIQEANMRLATEALLRLVNTYSLVLFASKSAVFKKKGSDLAEDNEQNGEKSKRVKSLLNEDFDLFHAEFMCKAWQRFVSHRLVLAKNGETGNQEASFVVGGDCVKGNRQFIVSQSGLQVL